In Halostella litorea, a single window of DNA contains:
- a CDS encoding poly(R)-hydroxyalkanoic acid synthase subunit PhaE: protein MTDSHTPSATAEGWNQFVEQMNQQFMDAFEQNVEAQAEFVESWTETMEASVDDDEMSEGVKGYARAYEAWMDAAQRMVDRVNDAAQGEEVEVEEFRDIWLNTANEAFKEAMSTTAFAAATGESVSEALDLRQQADEVAESTLHDLGFATEGDVVEIGERLVELERRQHAVEGKLDRIIEELEE from the coding sequence ATGACGGATTCACACACACCGAGCGCGACCGCCGAGGGCTGGAACCAGTTCGTCGAACAGATGAACCAGCAGTTCATGGACGCCTTCGAACAGAACGTCGAGGCCCAGGCCGAGTTCGTCGAGTCCTGGACCGAGACGATGGAGGCGAGCGTCGACGACGACGAGATGTCCGAGGGCGTCAAGGGCTACGCCCGCGCCTACGAGGCGTGGATGGACGCCGCCCAGCGGATGGTCGACCGCGTCAACGACGCCGCGCAAGGCGAGGAAGTCGAGGTCGAGGAGTTCCGCGACATCTGGCTCAACACCGCCAACGAGGCGTTCAAGGAGGCGATGAGCACGACGGCCTTCGCCGCCGCCACCGGCGAGTCGGTGAGCGAGGCGCTCGACCTCCGCCAGCAGGCCGACGAGGTCGCCGAGTCGACGCTGCACGACCTGGGCTTCGCCACCGAGGGTGACGTCGTCGAGATCGGCGAGCGGCTCGTCGAACTGGAGCGCCGCCAGCACGCCGTCGAGGGGAAGCTGGACCGGATCATCGAGGAACTCGAAGAATGA
- the phaC gene encoding class III poly(R)-hydroxyalkanoic acid synthase subunit PhaC, protein MNPFADAIDLQRRTWENAAEIVEKAGAAPDAGETIADVEVGQTPKEVVYEENKLQLYHYESRTEEQHDVPILIVYALINRPYILDLQPDRSVVQTLLDNGFDVYLIDWGEPSKLDASLTLDDYVNRYIDNCVDVVRERSGLDSINVLGYCMGGTMSVMYSALHPEKVRNLGLMAAGLCFTGGGGVLELWGDEAYYDPEKVTETFDNVPAEFLDVGFALMDPVANGVTKYVRFYENMEDEDFVENFARMEEWLGDGIDVAGETYVEFLRDIYQKNKLYENELELGGKHVDIGNLEMPILQIVAEYDHLIPPEASKPFNDVVPSDDVTTMEASTGHIGMSVSSSSHAELWPDVCEWFEERSDVDDSDAEDSDSDDEAAANADSSEDTEPDDSDATADRDLEDIDGVGPSYADRLRSAGVDSVADLAAATAEDLADDADVPVSALEDWIAQARSIVDDS, encoded by the coding sequence ATGAACCCCTTCGCCGACGCGATCGACCTCCAGCGTCGCACCTGGGAGAACGCGGCGGAGATAGTCGAGAAGGCCGGTGCCGCGCCCGACGCCGGCGAGACGATCGCCGACGTGGAGGTCGGCCAGACCCCGAAGGAGGTCGTCTACGAGGAGAACAAGCTCCAGCTCTACCACTACGAGTCCCGGACCGAGGAGCAACACGACGTGCCGATCCTCATCGTGTACGCGCTGATAAACCGGCCGTACATCCTCGACCTCCAGCCGGACCGCTCGGTCGTCCAGACGCTGCTGGACAACGGGTTCGACGTGTACCTCATCGACTGGGGCGAGCCCTCGAAGCTGGACGCCTCGCTCACGCTCGACGACTACGTCAACCGCTACATCGACAACTGCGTCGACGTGGTGCGCGAACGTTCCGGGCTGGACAGCATCAACGTGCTCGGCTACTGCATGGGCGGCACGATGAGCGTCATGTACTCGGCGCTCCATCCCGAGAAGGTCCGGAACCTCGGGCTGATGGCGGCCGGGCTCTGCTTCACCGGGGGCGGCGGCGTCCTCGAACTGTGGGGCGACGAGGCGTACTACGACCCCGAGAAGGTCACGGAGACGTTCGACAACGTCCCCGCGGAGTTCCTAGACGTCGGCTTCGCGCTGATGGACCCCGTCGCCAACGGCGTGACGAAGTACGTCCGCTTCTACGAGAACATGGAGGACGAGGACTTCGTCGAGAACTTCGCCCGCATGGAGGAGTGGCTCGGCGACGGCATCGACGTGGCCGGCGAGACGTACGTCGAGTTCCTCCGGGACATCTACCAGAAGAATAAGCTGTACGAGAACGAACTCGAACTCGGCGGGAAGCACGTCGACATCGGGAACCTGGAGATGCCGATCCTCCAGATCGTCGCGGAGTACGACCACCTCATCCCGCCAGAGGCGTCCAAGCCGTTCAACGACGTCGTCCCGAGCGACGACGTGACGACGATGGAGGCCTCGACGGGCCACATCGGGATGTCCGTCTCCTCCAGTTCCCACGCGGAGCTGTGGCCGGACGTCTGCGAGTGGTTCGAGGAGCGCTCCGACGTCGACGATTCCGACGCCGAGGATTCTGATTCCGACGATGAGGCGGCCGCAAACGCCGACTCATCCGAGGACACGGAGCCGGACGACTCCGACGCGACCGCCGACCGCGACCTGGAGGACATCGACGGGGTCGGCCCGTCGTACGCAGACCGCCTCCGGAGCGCCGGCGTCGACAGCGTCGCCGACCTCGCGGCCGCGACCGCCGAGGACCTCGCGGACGACGCCGACGTGCCCGTCAGCGCTCTGGAGGACTGGATCGCGCAGGCGCGGTC
- a CDS encoding AbrB/MazE/SpoVT family DNA-binding domain-containing protein codes for MTEDDDRGGMPWTPADFARQLQAASEDAVESQQELFEQFLSANAGGMDELSKLGPMSMGTATFKTRVQSGGRISIPDAEREALDIQEGDIVQTVVVPVKRNRSDSDE; via the coding sequence ATGACGGAGGACGACGACCGCGGTGGGATGCCGTGGACGCCAGCGGATTTCGCACGCCAGCTTCAGGCGGCCAGCGAGGACGCCGTCGAGTCCCAGCAGGAACTGTTCGAGCAGTTCCTCTCGGCCAACGCCGGGGGGATGGACGAGCTGTCCAAGCTCGGTCCCATGAGCATGGGCACCGCGACGTTCAAGACCCGCGTGCAAAGCGGCGGCCGCATCAGCATCCCCGACGCGGAGCGCGAGGCCCTCGACATCCAGGAGGGCGACATCGTGCAGACCGTCGTCGTCCCCGTGAAACGCAACAGAAGTGATTCCGATGAGTGA